In Musa acuminata AAA Group cultivar baxijiao chromosome BXJ2-3, Cavendish_Baxijiao_AAA, whole genome shotgun sequence, the following proteins share a genomic window:
- the LOC103977604 gene encoding uncharacterized protein LOC103977604 isoform X2, giving the protein MEPSLLASSPDKSDLKPSFRKPTSDAASRKYRRHSPVGRSGSSSSGGSPRRERSYSPLPPKEGRVRTSADQHRKDAGRGSERDSTRNRSSRAHDSQKHSERHLYGNSQDYRRHDDYSRHNRHADEDIRNYQRSSRSGRELRNDSRSDYTKGERISDRYRDTWHHSKDKGEISEHKNKNKGREPDIGNNKGDLTRDHDKISEQDQRKDKEPRNYKKDYRRSPGSHKNDQATSQEEYMGFDKDVTQERDTGGPQRRENEKGTKKDFGGHEDLVLKRKHTEREVEKPRQKHSREREEFQTEKKGFASHREREGGNEKNSDKASDLIDKKNSAELQVGHSELGEETQEEVNTKNADIINDVNSAKVAALKAAELVNRNLVGFGGVGFLSTDQKKKLLWGNKKNTSTEESSSRWDSHLFPDQDRQEKFNRLMGVKGTVASECRPDNNDGSVHAKKQEELDTDLEKQYTAGLRRRDGRTVGLGL; this is encoded by the exons ATGGAGCCTTCCTTGCTTGCATCCTCCCCTGATAAATCAGATCTGAAGCCATCATTTAGAAAACCCACAAGTGATGCTGCTAGTAGGAAGTATCGACGCCATTCACCTGTTGGTAGATCGGGTTCATCTTCATCTGGTG GCAGTCCTAGACGTGAGCGGAGCTACAGCCCTCTCCCTCCAAAGGAAGGTCGTGTTAGGACATCTGCTGATCAACACAGAAAGGATGCTGGAAGAGGCTCAGAAAGGGATTCTACTCGTAACAGGTCCAGTAGAGCCCACGATTCTCAGAAGCATTCTGAGAGGCATCTGTATGGGAACTCCCAAGACTACAGGAGGCATGATGATTATAGCAGGCATAACAGGCATGCTGATGAAGATATTAGGAATTATCAGCGGTCATCTAGGTCTGGTCGAGAATTAAGGAATGACAGCCGTTCTGACTATACAAAAGGTGAAAGAATATCTGACAGGTACAGAGATACTTGGCATCACTCTAAAGATAAAGGTGAGATATCGGAGCATAAGAACAAGAATAAGGGAAGAGAACCTGATATTGGAAATAACAAAGGAGACTTGACCAGAGATCATGATAAAATTTCAGAGCAGGACCAGCGAAAAGATAAAGAACCTAGGAATTACAAAAAAGATTATCGGAGGAGCCCTGGAAGTCATAAGAATGATCAGGCGACTTCACAGGAGGAATATATGGGGTTTGACAAAGATGTAACTCAAGAAAGAGATACTGGTGGTCCACAACGGAGGGAAAATGAGAAAGGTACTAAGAAGGATTTCGGTGGACATGAGGATCTGGTTTTAAAGAGGAAGCATACTGAAAGAGAAGTTGAGAAGCCCAGACAGAAACACAGCAGGGAAAGAGAAGAATTTCAGACAGAGAAAAAAGGTTTTGCCagtcacagagagagagaaggtgggAATGAAAAGAACTCAGACAAAGCCTCTGATTTGATAGACAAGAAGAATTCAGCAGAGCTTCAAGTTGGTCATTCAGAACTTG GAGAGGAGACACAAGAGGAAGTAAATACCAAGAATGCTGATATTATTAATGATGTTAATTCTGCAAAAGTTGCTGCTCTGAAAGCTGCTGAACTAG TGAACAGGAACCTTGTAGGGTTCGGAGGGGTTGGATTCTTGTCTACTGACCAAAAGAAAAAGCTACTTTGGGGCAACAAAAAGAACACTTCTACTGAAGAG TCCTCCAGTCGATGGGACTCGCATCTGTTTCCAGATCAGGATCGCCAGGAAAAGTTCAATAGGCTCATG GGTGTGAAGGGCACTGTGGCTTCCGAGTGCAGACCGGACAACAACGATGGAAGCGTCCATGCAAAGAAACAGGAGGAGCTCGATACCGATCTGGAGAAGCAATATACTGCTGGTCTCCGACGAAGAGATGGTCGAACAGTTGGTCTTGGCTTGTAA
- the LOC103977604 gene encoding uncharacterized protein LOC103977604 isoform X1 → MEPSLLASSPDKSDLKPSFRKPTSDAASRKYRRHSPVGRSGSSSSGGSPRRERSYSPLPPKEGRVRTSADQHRKDAGRGSERDSTRNRSSRAHDSQKHSERHLYGNSQDYRRHDDYSRHNRHADEDIRNYQRSSRSGRELRNDSRSDYTKGERISDRYRDTWHHSKDKGEISEHKNKNKGREPDIGNNKGDLTRDHDKISEQDQRKDKEPRNYKKDYRRSPGSHKNDQATSQEEYMGFDKDVTQERDTGGPQRRENEKGTKKDFGGHEDLVLKRKHTEREVEKPRQKHSREREEFQTEKKGFASHREREGGNEKNSDKASDLIDKKNSAELQVGHSELGEETQEEVNTKNADIINDVNSAKVAALKAAELVNRNLVGFGGVGFLSTDQKKKLLWGNKKNTSTEESSSRWDSHLFPDQDRQEKFNRLMSLRLPLWLWPIVGCEGHCGFRVQTGQQRWKRPCKETGGARYRSGEAIYCWSPTKRWSNSWSWLVMTRWYSLQLFSNALQTCVVKNFSSLSSWKKPVFHLLLNYWKCIFGHSFTSCLWKHFI, encoded by the exons ATGGAGCCTTCCTTGCTTGCATCCTCCCCTGATAAATCAGATCTGAAGCCATCATTTAGAAAACCCACAAGTGATGCTGCTAGTAGGAAGTATCGACGCCATTCACCTGTTGGTAGATCGGGTTCATCTTCATCTGGTG GCAGTCCTAGACGTGAGCGGAGCTACAGCCCTCTCCCTCCAAAGGAAGGTCGTGTTAGGACATCTGCTGATCAACACAGAAAGGATGCTGGAAGAGGCTCAGAAAGGGATTCTACTCGTAACAGGTCCAGTAGAGCCCACGATTCTCAGAAGCATTCTGAGAGGCATCTGTATGGGAACTCCCAAGACTACAGGAGGCATGATGATTATAGCAGGCATAACAGGCATGCTGATGAAGATATTAGGAATTATCAGCGGTCATCTAGGTCTGGTCGAGAATTAAGGAATGACAGCCGTTCTGACTATACAAAAGGTGAAAGAATATCTGACAGGTACAGAGATACTTGGCATCACTCTAAAGATAAAGGTGAGATATCGGAGCATAAGAACAAGAATAAGGGAAGAGAACCTGATATTGGAAATAACAAAGGAGACTTGACCAGAGATCATGATAAAATTTCAGAGCAGGACCAGCGAAAAGATAAAGAACCTAGGAATTACAAAAAAGATTATCGGAGGAGCCCTGGAAGTCATAAGAATGATCAGGCGACTTCACAGGAGGAATATATGGGGTTTGACAAAGATGTAACTCAAGAAAGAGATACTGGTGGTCCACAACGGAGGGAAAATGAGAAAGGTACTAAGAAGGATTTCGGTGGACATGAGGATCTGGTTTTAAAGAGGAAGCATACTGAAAGAGAAGTTGAGAAGCCCAGACAGAAACACAGCAGGGAAAGAGAAGAATTTCAGACAGAGAAAAAAGGTTTTGCCagtcacagagagagagaaggtgggAATGAAAAGAACTCAGACAAAGCCTCTGATTTGATAGACAAGAAGAATTCAGCAGAGCTTCAAGTTGGTCATTCAGAACTTG GAGAGGAGACACAAGAGGAAGTAAATACCAAGAATGCTGATATTATTAATGATGTTAATTCTGCAAAAGTTGCTGCTCTGAAAGCTGCTGAACTAG TGAACAGGAACCTTGTAGGGTTCGGAGGGGTTGGATTCTTGTCTACTGACCAAAAGAAAAAGCTACTTTGGGGCAACAAAAAGAACACTTCTACTGAAGAG TCCTCCAGTCGATGGGACTCGCATCTGTTTCCAGATCAGGATCGCCAGGAAAAGTTCAATAGGCTCATG AGTCTGAGGTTGCCTTTGTGGCTATGGCCAATTGTAGGGTGTGAAGGGCACTGTGGCTTCCGAGTGCAGACCGGACAACAACGATGGAAGCGTCCATGCAAAGAAACAGGAGGAGCTCGATACCGATCTGGAGAAGCAATATACTGCTGGTCTCCGACGAAGAGATGGTCGAACAGTTGGTCTTGGCTTGTAATGACACGTTGGTATTCTCTCCAACTCTTTTCAAATGCACTACAAACATGTGTTGTGAAGAACTTTTcgagcttatcatcatggaaaaaaCCAGTTTTCCATTTGCTTCTAAACTACTGGAAATGCATTTTTGGTCATTCATTTACTTCATGTTTATGGAAACATTTTATTTAG